The following are from one region of the Jatrophihabitans telluris genome:
- a CDS encoding PLP-dependent cysteine synthase family protein, producing the protein MRDIERTSPSARAWSDEAIRRVEADANRSADTHLIRFELPTDWGIDLYFKDESTHPTGSLKHRLARSLFLYAVANGWLKEGMPVIEASSGSTAVSEAYFARLLDLPFVAVMPRTTSANKIALIERQGGRCHLVSDATMVYAEAARLAEESGGHYIDQFTYAERATDWRGNNNIAESILAQLRLEPHPVPSWVVVGAGTGGTSATIGRYIRYRRLATRLCVVDVENSAFMPGWQANSDRVVTGVGSRIEGIGRPRVEPSFIGDVVDRMIGVSDAASIAAMRYLQAPLGRRVGASTGTNFVGALAVAAGMRERGERGSIVTLICDGGERYADTYYSAEWLSSQGLDPEPHRRHIEAVLAGQPWPETSVSR; encoded by the coding sequence ATGAGAGACATCGAGCGGACCAGTCCGTCCGCCAGGGCCTGGTCAGACGAGGCCATCCGGCGCGTCGAGGCGGACGCGAACCGCTCCGCGGACACCCATCTGATCCGGTTCGAATTGCCTACGGACTGGGGAATCGACCTGTATTTCAAGGACGAATCGACGCACCCGACCGGCTCGCTCAAGCACCGGCTCGCCCGGTCGTTGTTCCTTTACGCCGTGGCCAACGGCTGGCTCAAGGAGGGCATGCCGGTCATCGAGGCCTCCTCTGGTTCCACTGCGGTCAGCGAGGCCTACTTCGCGCGGTTGCTCGACCTGCCCTTCGTCGCGGTCATGCCGCGCACGACGTCGGCGAACAAGATCGCTCTGATCGAGCGCCAGGGCGGGCGCTGCCATCTCGTGTCCGATGCCACGATGGTCTACGCCGAGGCGGCCCGGCTGGCCGAGGAATCCGGTGGCCACTACATCGACCAGTTCACCTACGCCGAACGCGCCACCGACTGGCGAGGGAACAACAACATCGCCGAATCCATCCTGGCGCAGCTACGCCTGGAACCACATCCGGTGCCGAGCTGGGTCGTGGTCGGCGCCGGCACGGGCGGGACATCGGCGACCATCGGCCGCTACATCCGATACCGGCGCCTGGCCACCCGTCTGTGCGTGGTCGACGTGGAGAACTCGGCGTTCATGCCCGGCTGGCAGGCCAACAGCGACCGGGTCGTGACCGGAGTCGGTTCGCGCATCGAGGGAATCGGCCGTCCCCGGGTCGAACCCAGCTTCATCGGCGACGTCGTCGACCGGATGATCGGCGTTTCCGACGCTGCTTCCATCGCGGCGATGCGTTACCTGCAAGCACCGCTCGGGCGCCGGGTCGGGGCATCCACCGGAACGAACTTCGTGGGGGCGTTGGCCGTTGCGGCGGGCATGCGTGAGCGCGGCGAACGAGGCAGCATCGTGACGCTCATCTGTGACGGCGGAGAGCGCTATGCCGACACCTACTACTCCGCCGAATGGCTGTCCTCGCAGGGCCTGGATCCAGAGCCGCATCGCCGACACATCGAGGCCGTCCTCGCCGGTCAGCCCTGGCCGGAGACCAGCGTTTCCCGGTAG
- a CDS encoding acyltransferase: MIVSAWRARSRDPHRARFITADSVRWIARHRAWTPWYLLRYWRFLRFKLANPHVVTEGFVFLGRDVELYARPGYGRLVLGRWVHLGDGTSLRCHEGTLRVGDKAVFGRNDVVNCYLDIEIGAASIIADLVYIVDFDHVFSDITRPIKDQGISKAPVGIGADVWLGTKVSVLRGTVIGPGSVVAANAVVSRDVPEFSIVAGVPARVIGDRRSVHAEKHTTRAALADMADRLAAEPPTPATGPPVEPSGPVGEDRTR; this comes from the coding sequence TTGATCGTCTCGGCCTGGCGGGCTCGTTCCCGCGATCCTCACCGGGCGCGTTTCATCACGGCCGACTCGGTGCGCTGGATCGCTCGCCACCGAGCCTGGACGCCGTGGTACCTGCTGCGGTACTGGCGCTTCCTGCGCTTCAAGCTGGCCAATCCCCACGTCGTCACCGAGGGGTTCGTCTTCCTCGGCCGCGATGTGGAGCTCTACGCTCGGCCGGGCTACGGGCGGCTGGTACTCGGCCGCTGGGTGCACCTGGGCGACGGGACGTCGCTGCGGTGTCACGAGGGGACGCTGCGGGTGGGGGACAAGGCGGTCTTCGGCCGCAACGACGTGGTGAACTGTTACCTGGATATCGAGATCGGCGCGGCCAGCATCATCGCCGACCTGGTCTACATCGTCGATTTCGACCACGTTTTCTCCGACATCACCAGGCCGATCAAGGATCAGGGGATCAGCAAGGCGCCGGTAGGCATCGGGGCCGACGTGTGGCTGGGAACCAAGGTGAGCGTGCTGAGGGGGACGGTGATCGGCCCGGGGTCGGTGGTCGCGGCCAACGCTGTGGTTTCCCGCGATGTGCCTGAGTTCTCCATCGTGGCGGGGGTGCCGGCCCGGGTCATCGGGGACCGCCGGAGCGTGCACGCCGAGAAGCACACCACTCGTGCCGCGCTTGCGGACATGGCCGATAGACTCGCCGCCGAACCACCTACGCCGGCAACCGGACCGCCGGTCGAACCGTCCGGCCCCGTGGGGGAGGACCGAACCCGATGA
- a CDS encoding glycosyltransferase family 4 protein, with product MRVLIVSWEYPPVVVGGLGRHVAALAPALAARGHEVIVLTRGSAPRTQDETIDGVRVIRAAADGLAIDFATESVLAWAQAFEHSLSRAGLALLATGWRPELVHAHDWLVAQTASTLSAVAGARLISTLHATEFGRQQGWLGQPLQLAIHSLEAWLYARSDAVVLCSRFARDQALQIFGPHDRVRVIGNGIHADWWARQDADGPAPAAGRRPLIAFAGRLVHEKGLQELIKALPALARTYPDIGLAVAGTGPQLAAQQDRARRYGVSERVEWLGHVDDVRLRDLFHAVDAVVVPSLYEPFGLVCLEAQAAGAPVAVAAVGGLAELVQDGVSGRVFRPESPDAIAEAVSRLLGEAAVSARMAGRAREAARADYSWSEVAARTETLYRETLVSGQG from the coding sequence ATGCGGGTGCTGATCGTCTCCTGGGAGTACCCGCCGGTTGTGGTCGGCGGCTTGGGTCGTCATGTCGCGGCGCTGGCCCCCGCCCTGGCCGCTCGCGGCCACGAGGTCATCGTGCTGACCCGTGGCTCGGCGCCACGAACCCAGGACGAGACGATCGACGGCGTCCGGGTGATCCGGGCTGCCGCCGACGGTCTCGCGATCGACTTCGCCACCGAGTCCGTCCTGGCCTGGGCGCAGGCCTTCGAGCATTCCCTGAGCCGGGCCGGTCTGGCGCTGCTGGCCACGGGCTGGCGTCCTGAGCTGGTCCATGCCCACGACTGGCTCGTGGCTCAGACCGCGAGCACCTTGTCAGCCGTCGCGGGGGCGCGGCTGATCAGCACCCTGCACGCGACCGAGTTCGGCCGCCAGCAGGGGTGGCTGGGACAACCGCTGCAACTGGCCATTCACTCGCTGGAGGCGTGGCTCTACGCCCGGTCCGACGCCGTCGTCCTCTGCTCCCGCTTCGCGAGGGACCAGGCTCTGCAGATCTTCGGTCCGCACGATCGGGTGCGCGTGATCGGCAACGGGATCCACGCCGATTGGTGGGCCCGGCAGGACGCGGACGGACCCGCTCCCGCGGCCGGGCGCCGTCCCCTGATCGCCTTCGCCGGCCGCCTGGTGCATGAGAAGGGCCTGCAGGAATTGATCAAAGCCCTGCCCGCGCTGGCCCGGACGTACCCGGACATCGGATTGGCGGTGGCGGGGACGGGACCTCAGCTGGCCGCGCAGCAGGACCGCGCGCGGCGCTACGGAGTGAGCGAGCGCGTCGAGTGGCTCGGGCACGTGGACGACGTCAGGCTCAGGGACCTGTTCCACGCGGTGGACGCGGTGGTGGTCCCGTCGCTGTACGAACCGTTCGGGCTGGTCTGCCTGGAAGCTCAGGCCGCCGGCGCTCCGGTTGCCGTCGCCGCGGTGGGTGGCCTGGCCGAACTCGTGCAGGACGGCGTCAGCGGCCGGGTCTTCCGGCCGGAAAGCCCGGACGCCATCGCCGAAGCCGTCTCGCGGCTGCTGGGCGAAGCCGCCGTATCGGCCCGGATGGCGGGTCGTGCTCGGGAGGCCGCCCGGGCCGACTACAGCTGGAGCGAGGTCGCTGCGCGCACCGAGACGCTCTACCGGGAAACGCTGGTCTCCGGCCAGGGCTGA
- a CDS encoding HAD hydrolase-like protein: MIDPAPFDAAPFDPAPFDTALFDTVLFDLDGTLSDSAPGILGCLRQAFDELGVPWPDEAVARSLLGPPFWHTLPPLVGADRTERAIEIYREHYVVGGGMFQTRAYDGVAPLLQSLRSQSVRLAVATSKPEIHAGTIVEHLGFSEHFDFVCGDTLDGARDSKALVIAEALNRMGDPPAGTVLMVGDRSHDVLGAAANGLHSVGVLWGYGSATELHNAGAAAVIERPAQLNELLRP, translated from the coding sequence GTGATCGACCCCGCGCCGTTCGACGCCGCGCCGTTCGACCCCGCGCCGTTCGACACCGCGCTGTTCGACACCGTGTTGTTCGACTTGGACGGGACCTTGAGCGACTCCGCGCCGGGGATCCTCGGCTGCCTGCGCCAGGCCTTCGATGAACTCGGGGTGCCCTGGCCGGATGAAGCGGTTGCCCGGTCGCTGCTCGGCCCCCCGTTCTGGCACACTCTGCCGCCCCTGGTGGGAGCGGACCGCACCGAGCGGGCCATCGAGATCTACCGCGAGCACTACGTCGTCGGTGGCGGGATGTTCCAGACCCGCGCCTACGACGGTGTCGCGCCGTTGCTGCAGTCCTTGCGATCGCAGTCCGTGCGGCTCGCGGTTGCGACCAGCAAGCCCGAGATCCACGCGGGCACCATCGTGGAACATCTGGGATTTTCCGAGCACTTCGACTTCGTGTGCGGCGACACGCTGGACGGAGCACGCGACTCCAAGGCACTGGTCATCGCTGAAGCGCTGAACCGGATGGGCGATCCGCCCGCCGGCACCGTGCTGATGGTCGGTGACCGCAGCCACGACGTCCTGGGGGCGGCCGCCAACGGGCTGCACTCTGTCGGCGTGCTCTGGGGCTACGGCAGCGCCACGGAGTTGCACAACGCGGGCGCGGCCGCGGTGATCGAGCGCCCGGCTCAGCTGAACGAGCTGTTGCGACCTTGA